One Rahnella sikkimica DNA window includes the following coding sequences:
- a CDS encoding PIN domain-containing protein translates to MELQTRLVFIDTSAYEQKKFQFGHFALARLEELVREEKIHLLITDVVRSEIEAHLKKYAEETVTELKRFQKKASFLHVAAQATGGGLFTTVSAEAVLEEATAKFRTLVDNGLTENISVEIINPKQIFHAYFTGMPPFHKEAKKSEFPDAFTLAAVDAVARERSHSVYIVSGDQDMQAVAEIHEHFIHLKTVDELLDLVNRNDEELRDLSVFADSALELVKEEVLSRARGRLEGAEFLPDLSGDVDSELTDVDITGIEITQMQLIDVDIDGATYDVTFGVTLRASYDFTDYSAANWDREDKVHYGVVETSEILIHQESFSASLEIGFAGGLKSNAEFIDLTFDDTIFELDLENAQYDDIPTDTEEEAVWPE, encoded by the coding sequence ATGGAGCTGCAAACGCGTCTTGTATTTATTGATACTTCCGCCTACGAACAGAAAAAGTTTCAGTTCGGTCATTTTGCGTTAGCACGCCTTGAAGAACTGGTCCGGGAAGAAAAAATTCATCTTTTAATCACTGACGTCGTACGATCTGAGATTGAAGCTCACTTAAAAAAATATGCCGAAGAAACCGTAACGGAATTGAAAAGATTCCAAAAGAAAGCCTCATTTCTGCATGTCGCCGCGCAGGCCACCGGTGGTGGCCTCTTTACCACGGTTTCTGCAGAGGCTGTGCTGGAAGAAGCTACCGCTAAGTTCAGGACGCTGGTGGATAACGGTCTGACTGAAAATATCTCGGTAGAGATAATTAATCCTAAGCAGATTTTCCATGCGTATTTCACGGGAATGCCGCCGTTTCATAAGGAGGCAAAAAAATCGGAATTTCCGGACGCATTTACCCTGGCCGCAGTGGACGCGGTAGCCCGAGAGCGTTCACACAGTGTCTACATTGTTAGCGGCGATCAGGACATGCAGGCCGTAGCCGAAATACACGAGCACTTTATCCACCTAAAAACGGTGGACGAGCTGCTTGATCTGGTAAACAGGAACGATGAGGAGCTACGAGACCTGTCAGTATTCGCAGACAGCGCTCTCGAGCTGGTAAAAGAGGAAGTCCTAAGCAGGGCGCGAGGGAGGCTTGAAGGGGCAGAATTTTTGCCTGATTTATCCGGCGACGTCGATTCCGAACTCACCGACGTGGATATTACCGGTATTGAAATAACGCAGATGCAGTTAATCGATGTGGACATCGATGGGGCAACCTATGATGTGACCTTTGGCGTCACGCTCAGGGCGTCCTACGATTTTACGGACTATTCGGCGGCGAACTGGGATCGGGAAGACAAGGTGCATTACGGCGTGGTGGAAACGAGCGAAATACTCATTCACCAGGAGTCGTTCAGCGCGTCGCTGGAAATTGGCTTTGCCGGCGGACTGAAATCAAATGCAGAGTTCATTGATCTCACGTTTGACGACACCATTTTTGAACTCGACCTTGAAAATGCACAATACGACGATATTCCCACAGACACCGAGGAAGAGGCGGTGTGGCCAGAATAA
- a CDS encoding chromosome segregation protein ParM: MRISELQRKVLLVLSALEARGHDAPLPVMQLLSLLNAAASKDVYASNLRTSLHTLHRYGLLQKYRNASLNLAFALTDTGRRKAEAIRYDLAL; this comes from the coding sequence GTGCGTATATCCGAACTCCAGAGAAAGGTGCTCCTGGTCCTCAGTGCGCTTGAAGCGCGCGGCCACGATGCGCCCCTGCCCGTTATGCAGCTGTTGAGCCTGCTCAACGCCGCCGCCAGTAAAGATGTCTATGCCAGCAATCTGCGCACGTCACTGCACACGCTGCACCGCTACGGGTTGCTGCAGAAATATCGCAACGCGTCCCTGAACCTGGCGTTCGCCCTAACGGACACTGGCCGCCGGAAAGCCGAGGCGATCCGCTATGACCTGGCTCTGTAA
- a CDS encoding type II toxin-antitoxin system RelB/DinJ family antitoxin: protein MAAINIKIESQLKDGGDEVLREQGLNATQAITLFWQYLVQHRRLPFTAETKLFTAADLTLAIATQYGDALNQLHKIRDILDSDVAEFAELAAAKLELSRQAAGILQNGWRLESLPDDNDLSASTRRMLPRINFHLTRCDYALMDLPAELPVPTRVVNVFGIALTDYETDYSRLQSVLLDTGLLARPEPAREFVYRDENVTVSVIQPDEYQHGAWIVRMQSKTLEHENTLEEAGLAFPELEGRVFLPGTVYGKAVRNSHTGRFEMGFQFLSGLTEFHMYSSGHEEGGNPTTPDQVAASLAVTVDTYLVMLSHEMAGKN, encoded by the coding sequence ATGGCTGCCATAAACATCAAGATAGAAAGTCAACTCAAGGACGGCGGAGATGAAGTCCTGCGGGAGCAGGGGCTGAACGCAACGCAGGCCATTACACTTTTCTGGCAATATCTTGTCCAGCACCGCAGGTTGCCTTTCACCGCTGAGACGAAGCTCTTTACAGCTGCTGATCTGACACTTGCCATTGCCACACAGTATGGCGATGCGCTCAACCAGCTGCATAAAATCAGGGACATTCTGGATTCTGACGTTGCCGAATTCGCTGAGCTCGCGGCGGCTAAACTGGAACTCTCCCGTCAGGCTGCAGGTATACTGCAGAATGGCTGGCGACTGGAGTCTCTGCCGGATGACAATGACCTATCCGCCTCAACCCGGCGGATGCTACCCCGCATTAACTTTCACCTGACCAGATGTGATTATGCCTTGATGGATTTACCGGCCGAGCTTCCTGTACCTACTCGGGTGGTTAATGTGTTTGGCATCGCACTGACGGACTACGAAACAGACTATTCCCGGCTGCAGTCTGTGCTTCTTGACACCGGGTTACTGGCCCGCCCTGAGCCGGCGCGTGAATTTGTATACCGGGACGAAAACGTCACTGTATCGGTCATACAGCCGGATGAATATCAGCACGGCGCGTGGATCGTGCGGATGCAGTCAAAAACACTGGAACATGAAAACACCCTGGAAGAAGCTGGCCTTGCTTTCCCCGAACTGGAGGGAAGGGTGTTTCTGCCCGGTACCGTTTACGGAAAAGCGGTACGTAATTCGCATACCGGAAGATTTGAGATGGGATTCCAGTTCCTATCCGGGCTCACCGAATTTCATATGTACTCCAGCGGACATGAGGAGGGAGGCAATCCCACCACTCCTGACCAGGTTGCGGCCAGCCTGGCCGTGACGGTGGACACTTATCTTGTAATGTTGAGCCATGAAATGGCTGGCAAAAATTAA
- a CDS encoding LysE family translocator: MEHTSIFAFAVAALLLNLSPGPSLMFVSARGISEGKAAGAVSAIGLASGSSIHAILAGLGVTAIVAQNSYVANAVALIGGVYILYLGWDSLKSARNIGASESINVEVKKKKLSKIYLQAVSVEFLNPKTILFYLSILPGLILAGGYTPFEALLVSLIVPATALPVDLTAGLTGGMLAKMSQKNQRVTVVLNYLSGAALLLIGMLLLYKNFIGN; this comes from the coding sequence ATGGAACATACAAGCATTTTTGCCTTTGCAGTAGCTGCTCTGCTACTAAATCTCAGCCCAGGCCCTTCATTGATGTTTGTTAGCGCGCGGGGTATTAGCGAAGGAAAAGCCGCAGGTGCCGTTTCAGCTATTGGTTTAGCTTCTGGTAGTTCTATACATGCAATTCTAGCCGGATTGGGAGTAACAGCTATTGTTGCTCAAAATTCATATGTTGCAAATGCTGTAGCACTTATTGGTGGTGTGTATATTTTATACTTAGGCTGGGATTCGCTGAAGTCAGCAAGAAACATTGGTGCATCTGAATCTATAAATGTTGAAGTCAAAAAGAAGAAACTGTCTAAAATTTATCTTCAAGCTGTTTCTGTTGAGTTTTTGAACCCTAAAACTATCCTTTTTTACCTATCCATTCTTCCCGGTTTAATCCTGGCGGGGGGGTATACACCATTTGAAGCCTTACTGGTTTCTTTGATTGTCCCAGCAACTGCTTTACCTGTCGATCTAACTGCGGGATTGACAGGTGGTATGTTGGCGAAAATGTCACAGAAGAACCAACGAGTGACTGTAGTTCTTAATTACTTGTCCGGGGCAGCGCTATTGCTTATTGGTATGTTGCTTCTTTATAAAAATTTCATAGGTAATTAA
- a CDS encoding SDR family NAD(P)-dependent oxidoreductase — METIIVTGASSGFGEAISRRFLAEGYNVIAIARRADRLENLSIDYPGKVHCLAIDIIDKCAVEECLSNLPVAFNNVIALINNAGLSLGFGPALDNSLTDWETMINTNIVALLHITKHMLSSFKEKNRGHIINIGSVAAYYPYIGSNVYGATKAFVHNFTLNLKTDLEGTKIRASCISPGLSKTEFALVRFKGDLNKADSLYENKTYLTAENIAETVFWTFSLPENVNINVLEVMPTGQSFGLGFTKKQDEK; from the coding sequence ATGGAAACTATAATTGTTACTGGAGCCTCTTCTGGTTTCGGTGAGGCCATTTCTCGCCGATTCCTTGCTGAAGGGTATAATGTTATCGCAATAGCCAGACGGGCTGACCGGTTGGAAAATTTAAGCATTGACTATCCAGGTAAGGTCCATTGTTTAGCAATAGATATTATTGATAAATGTGCGGTTGAAGAATGCTTAAGCAATCTTCCTGTGGCATTTAACAATGTTATTGCATTGATAAATAATGCCGGTCTGTCTCTCGGGTTTGGTCCTGCACTAGATAATAGCCTGACAGATTGGGAAACAATGATTAATACAAACATTGTTGCACTCTTGCATATCACAAAACATATGCTCAGTAGCTTTAAAGAAAAAAATCGCGGGCATATAATAAATATCGGCTCCGTGGCTGCATATTATCCATATATAGGAAGTAACGTATATGGTGCGACCAAAGCCTTTGTTCATAATTTCACCTTAAATTTAAAAACTGACCTTGAAGGTACAAAAATTCGTGCATCTTGTATCTCTCCAGGATTATCCAAAACTGAATTTGCTTTGGTGAGATTCAAAGGAGATTTGAATAAAGCTGATTCATTGTATGAAAATAAAACCTATCTTACTGCTGAAAATATTGCTGAAACTGTATTCTGGACATTTTCGCTACCTGAAAATGTCAATATTAACGTGTTGGAAGTCATGCCTACAGGCCAGTCATTTGGTTTGGGTTTTACAAAAAAACAGGATGAAAAATGA
- a CDS encoding MOSC domain-containing protein, with protein sequence MSTVSKIICYPLKSGAGVCYDFTHGNENGLTGDRLFCLFCPETKKFVSLRDNHKLEDILLDSNEFAINITVGSIIQCFHLQNIPNIETIKMWSRNVEVTTYPGAISDYISSYLKMNVILAKVSNFSDYKQSFMDTGPIHIISQKSLDALSRHVGLGEISASVFRPNIIVPDFGIENETDIKKITINDFVFNVTEVTERCDAVSILHRKLQSVSDSPILEILDELNDFDGAVFGIYVRSETDFCIHINDVVEVI encoded by the coding sequence ATGAGTACTGTCTCCAAGATAATATGCTACCCTCTGAAGTCAGGTGCAGGAGTTTGTTATGATTTTACACATGGCAACGAAAATGGTTTAACAGGCGACCGTTTATTCTGTCTGTTCTGCCCAGAAACTAAAAAATTTGTTAGTTTACGAGATAATCATAAGTTAGAAGATATCTTATTAGACAGTAATGAATTTGCTATCAATATTACAGTCGGAAGCATAATTCAATGTTTTCATTTGCAGAATATACCAAATATCGAGACGATAAAAATGTGGTCAAGAAATGTAGAAGTTACCACATATCCCGGTGCTATTTCTGATTACATAAGCTCATATCTTAAAATGAACGTGATTTTGGCAAAGGTAAGTAACTTCTCTGATTACAAGCAAAGTTTTATGGATACGGGGCCTATTCATATTATATCCCAAAAATCATTGGATGCTTTAAGTCGTCACGTCGGATTAGGTGAAATTTCAGCTTCCGTATTTAGGCCAAACATCATTGTACCTGATTTCGGTATTGAAAATGAAACTGACATAAAAAAAATAACAATTAATGATTTTGTTTTTAACGTTACAGAAGTTACAGAACGCTGTGATGCTGTTTCTATTCTCCATCGGAAGCTACAGTCAGTGTCAGACTCTCCTATTCTTGAGATTCTGGATGAACTAAATGACTTTGACGGCGCGGTATTCGGTATTTATGTGCGGTCAGAAACTGATTTCTGCATTCATATAAACGATGTTGTCGAGGTCATATAA
- a CDS encoding phenylalanine--tRNA ligase beta subunit-related protein: MYFSINESASKAGITHALFLVVRGLVCSPSKSEFVSHCNEIVATEMVGDLQRFNEGFRQVIYNTTGRDNFSTAGENLRDNFKERGFRSINNIVDAYNEAAFFYGIGIGGHDICNVDLSSKIEVTLATDNDFITPLFQKKEKKIVSGELIYKAGDKNMAWIGSKDVDSDDFKISPKSTDCIFVILGHEHVKPVELYTVSLRIRRNIIASSYDFNPDKLDVKEYYYSTRK; encoded by the coding sequence ATGTATTTTTCTATCAATGAGTCTGCTTCCAAAGCTGGAATTACGCACGCGCTCTTTCTAGTTGTCCGAGGTTTGGTTTGCTCTCCGAGTAAGTCTGAATTTGTATCTCATTGCAATGAGATTGTCGCGACTGAAATGGTTGGTGACCTTCAACGTTTTAATGAAGGGTTTAGACAAGTTATTTATAATACTACTGGTAGAGATAACTTCAGTACAGCCGGAGAGAACTTAAGGGATAATTTTAAAGAACGAGGATTTCGGTCAATAAACAATATTGTTGACGCTTACAATGAGGCCGCGTTTTTTTATGGAATTGGTATCGGGGGGCATGATATTTGCAATGTGGATTTATCATCAAAAATAGAAGTTACATTGGCAACAGACAATGATTTCATTACTCCTCTTTTCCAGAAAAAAGAGAAAAAAATAGTATCTGGCGAGTTGATTTATAAGGCTGGTGATAAAAACATGGCATGGATAGGAAGTAAAGATGTTGATTCTGATGATTTTAAAATTTCACCTAAAAGTACTGATTGTATCTTCGTTATTTTAGGTCATGAGCATGTCAAACCTGTCGAGTTATATACTGTTAGTTTGCGAATTCGCAGAAATATAATTGCATCATCATATGATTTTAATCCAGATAAATTGGATGTGAAAGAATATTACTATTCAACAAGGAAGTGA
- a CDS encoding Fic family protein, which produces MNRVTGSYVVTESHNEEVHSFIPAALPPARPDLEPESYRDLNNKAELALAKLDGMSGLVASGEWLIYSAIRREALLTSQIEGTQATLTDVFDNEAGLSVANANDVEEVTNYLQAYKYVRQQIQSPTGLPVSVRLLTEAHKILLAGVRGAQKEPGNVRISQNWIGGTRPGNAVYVPPPPKEVINLLSDLELFIHNEETELPKLVRIALVHAQFETIHPFLDGNGRIGRLLIAILLESWGLLPEPLLYMSGYLKTHQTEYYRLLSEIRTTGDWESWIRFFLEGVIISAEEAQQSIIDIASLLAVDRKAVLYNSSSTLQTLRLFDMLPIMPKITVERAQAELQVSFPTANSAVKTLVLTGVLVETTGRLRGKSYVYEAYVKLLR; this is translated from the coding sequence ATGAATAGAGTTACAGGCAGTTACGTAGTCACTGAAAGCCATAATGAGGAGGTACACTCATTTATACCTGCAGCGTTGCCTCCAGCGAGGCCCGACCTTGAACCTGAATCCTATCGTGACCTTAACAATAAAGCTGAATTGGCATTGGCCAAGTTGGACGGGATGTCAGGCCTGGTTGCGTCCGGAGAATGGCTGATTTATAGCGCGATACGCAGAGAAGCACTCCTCACTTCGCAAATAGAGGGCACTCAGGCAACCCTAACAGATGTCTTCGATAATGAAGCCGGGTTATCAGTGGCAAATGCCAATGATGTTGAAGAGGTAACGAACTATTTGCAGGCATACAAATATGTTAGACAGCAGATCCAGTCTCCCACGGGTTTACCAGTATCAGTACGGTTACTAACTGAAGCTCATAAAATTCTGTTGGCTGGTGTAAGGGGGGCCCAAAAAGAGCCAGGGAACGTACGTATCAGCCAAAACTGGATTGGAGGAACGCGGCCAGGAAATGCTGTATATGTTCCGCCACCGCCAAAGGAGGTCATAAATTTACTCAGCGATTTAGAACTCTTCATCCACAATGAAGAAACAGAATTACCCAAACTTGTACGGATCGCACTGGTACATGCGCAGTTCGAAACAATACACCCCTTTCTTGACGGTAATGGCCGCATTGGCAGGCTATTGATCGCAATACTGCTTGAATCATGGGGGCTTCTGCCAGAACCGTTATTATACATGTCAGGATATCTTAAAACGCATCAAACCGAGTATTACCGCCTTCTTTCGGAAATCAGAACTACCGGAGATTGGGAGTCTTGGATAAGATTTTTTCTGGAAGGGGTGATAATTTCGGCGGAAGAAGCACAGCAGAGCATTATAGACATAGCCTCATTGCTCGCAGTAGACCGCAAGGCCGTACTTTATAACTCTTCAAGCACACTACAAACATTACGCCTTTTTGACATGCTGCCAATAATGCCAAAGATTACTGTCGAACGAGCTCAAGCGGAGCTTCAAGTATCATTTCCGACAGCTAATAGCGCGGTAAAAACATTAGTACTAACAGGAGTATTGGTTGAAACTACCGGCCGTTTGAGAGGTAAAAGTTATGTATATGAAGCGTATGTAAAATTGCTACGTTAA
- a CDS encoding recombinase family protein, whose product MYIHGYLRASTKEQDALRAKNRMKTFVEEKGFRLASWYTENVSGASLQRPELLRLLDDAAPGDIILIEQVDRLSRLDEEGWQKLKRLIQDKNLVVVSLDLPTSHMALAAGAGDEFTQAMLKAINGMMLDMLAAIARKDYQDRRRRQEEGITKAKAAGKFRGRQANLQLHDKILELRVNNKQSIRDTARLCGVSERTVIRIVKNRLTE is encoded by the coding sequence ATGTACATTCACGGCTATCTCCGAGCCTCGACTAAAGAACAAGATGCTCTTCGGGCAAAAAATAGAATGAAGACGTTCGTCGAAGAAAAAGGTTTTCGACTGGCCAGCTGGTATACCGAAAATGTCTCGGGTGCTTCGCTTCAGCGCCCCGAGCTTTTGCGCTTACTCGATGATGCCGCTCCGGGTGACATTATTCTCATCGAACAGGTTGACCGACTTTCAAGATTGGATGAAGAAGGTTGGCAAAAACTGAAGCGGCTTATTCAGGATAAAAATCTGGTTGTCGTTAGCCTAGATCTTCCAACCAGTCATATGGCTCTGGCAGCTGGTGCTGGCGACGAATTTACCCAAGCTATGCTGAAAGCCATCAACGGGATGATGCTCGATATGCTGGCAGCTATTGCCAGAAAGGATTATCAGGACAGACGCCGGCGTCAGGAAGAGGGGATCACTAAAGCTAAAGCAGCAGGAAAATTTCGTGGACGGCAGGCTAACCTGCAGCTGCACGATAAAATTCTTGAACTCAGAGTTAACAATAAGCAAAGCATCCGGGATACGGCCAGGTTGTGCGGGGTTTCAGAAAGAACGGTGATACGGATAGTGAAAAACAGACTCACCGAGTGA
- a CDS encoding IS3 family transposase (programmed frameshift): MTKSALTSKKPRKQHTPEFRNEALKLAERIGVAAAARELSLYESQLYAWRGKLKNAHSSSEREQEMSVEIARLKRQLAEQAEELAIPPKGRDILRETPEMKYVFIEKHRAEFSVKAMCRVLRVARSGWYVWCLRRHQISPRQQFRLVCDEAVGKAFTEAKQRYGAPRLADELPEYNIKTIAASLPRQGLRAKASRRFSPVSYREHGLPVSENLLKQDFYASGPNQKWAGDITYLRTDEGWLYLAVVIDLWSRAVIGWSMSPRMTAQLACDALQMALWRRKRPEKVIVHTDRGGQYCSSDYQNLLKRHNLRGSMSAKGCCYDNACVESFFHSLKVECIHGEHFANREIMRTTVFNYIECDYNRWRRHSACGGLSPEQFENQNLA, encoded by the exons ATGACAAAATCAGCATTAACCAGCAAAAAACCACGTAAGCAACATACGCCTGAATTTCGCAACGAAGCCCTGAAGCTTGCTGAACGCATCGGGGTAGCAGCCGCTGCCCGTGAACTTAGTCTGTATGAATCGCAGCTTTATGCCTGGCGCGGCAAGCTGAAAAATGCACATTCCTCTTCCGAACGTGAGCAGGAAATGTCTGTTGAAATTGCCCGCCTTAAGCGACAACTGGCGGAACAGGCAGAAGAGTTGGCCATTC CTCCAAAAGGCCGCGACATACTTCGCGAAACGCCTGAAATGAAGTATGTCTTTATTGAAAAACATCGGGCTGAGTTCAGCGTCAAAGCCATGTGCCGTGTGCTTCGGGTTGCCCGCAGCGGCTGGTATGTCTGGTGCCTGCGTCGTCATCAGATAAGCCCACGTCAGCAGTTCCGTCTCGTCTGCGATGAGGCCGTCGGTAAGGCATTTACTGAGGCAAAACAGCGTTATGGTGCGCCTCGTCTTGCTGACGAACTACCGGAATACAACATCAAAACCATTGCTGCCAGCCTGCCACGTCAGGGACTGAGAGCAAAAGCCTCCCGCCGGTTCAGCCCGGTAAGCTACCGTGAACACGGCCTGCCCGTGTCTGAGAACCTGCTGAAGCAGGATTTTTACGCGAGTGGTCCAAACCAGAAGTGGGCAGGTGACATCACGTATCTTCGCACGGACGAAGGCTGGCTCTACCTTGCCGTGGTGATTGACCTGTGGTCGCGTGCGGTCATTGGCTGGTCAATGTCACCACGGATGACAGCGCAGCTTGCCTGCGACGCACTGCAGATGGCGTTGTGGCGGCGAAAACGTCCGGAAAAAGTCATTGTTCACACTGACCGTGGTGGGCAGTACTGTTCATCGGATTATCAGAACTTGCTGAAACGTCATAATCTACGCGGGAGCATGAGTGCAAAAGGCTGCTGTTATGACAATGCCTGCGTGGAAAGCTTCTTTCATTCGCTGAAGGTGGAATGTATCCACGGAGAGCACTTTGCTAACCGTGAAATAATGCGGACGACGGTGTTTAATTATATCGAGTGTGACTACAATCGTTGGCGTCGCCACAGTGCGTGCGGCGGTCTCAGCCCGGAACAGTTTGAAAACCAGAATCTCGCTTAG
- the gntA gene encoding guanitoxin biosynthesis heme-dependent pre-guanitoxin N-hydroxylase GntA has protein sequence MSRNDVPITNSPEVFQKLLGFIESDTFACIGAKTASYLETVVHRDCCGDNKVTLEDAYGFLSKFAGIRETLSKTNATFVLTFSDRTFFSEAEFEVFTWETLNKLHELDTQAGHSWSNDCSSDPSSPDFGFSIIGEPFFIVGLHPNSSRLSRQAPFPALVFNSHLQFRHLKSVGIFQKMQKEIRQRDLKIQGSVNPNLSDFGEQSEARQYAGNATHQEWSCPFSKKI, from the coding sequence ATGTCTAGGAATGATGTGCCGATTACAAACAGCCCAGAAGTTTTCCAAAAACTCCTGGGCTTTATAGAGTCAGATACGTTCGCCTGTATTGGTGCAAAAACAGCATCATATCTTGAGACAGTAGTGCATAGGGACTGCTGTGGTGATAATAAAGTAACACTGGAAGATGCATACGGATTCCTAAGTAAATTTGCAGGGATCCGTGAAACTCTGAGTAAAACAAACGCCACCTTTGTTCTGACCTTCAGCGACCGAACATTTTTCTCAGAAGCTGAGTTTGAAGTGTTTACATGGGAAACACTCAATAAGTTACACGAACTTGATACTCAGGCTGGGCACAGTTGGAGTAACGATTGCTCCTCTGACCCCTCCTCTCCAGATTTCGGCTTTTCCATAATCGGAGAGCCCTTTTTTATCGTGGGATTGCATCCGAATTCATCACGACTCAGTCGCCAAGCGCCCTTTCCTGCTCTTGTATTCAATTCTCATCTTCAGTTCAGGCACCTCAAATCTGTTGGGATTTTTCAAAAAATGCAGAAGGAGATCCGTCAGCGCGATTTAAAAATTCAGGGTTCGGTTAATCCAAATCTCAGTGATTTCGGTGAGCAAAGCGAAGCCAGACAATATGCAGGGAATGCAACTCATCAAGAGTGGTCCTGCCCGTTTAGTAAGAAAATTTAA
- a CDS encoding DUF4145 domain-containing protein yields MIPESVERWKKMDGELDDIRLVFICLLQCERAVCKTVVAVSGTGDVHENQDYEDDERHYYLFQARLFTPTLPAFAIPTQCPERVALPLTQSFSLFLNAPGAAANVIRIALEELMTALGVAKMRTLHARIEALSQTYSEHQSALMAIKWLGNAGSHELDQVNSPDIEQAYKIIEFVLRKIYAGSTESVAQLVARLDARFRPPPTRT; encoded by the coding sequence GTGATCCCTGAGTCAGTTGAACGCTGGAAAAAAATGGACGGTGAGCTCGATGATATCCGCCTGGTATTCATCTGCCTGCTGCAATGTGAGCGCGCCGTCTGTAAAACCGTCGTCGCGGTCAGCGGTACCGGCGATGTCCATGAAAACCAGGATTATGAAGATGACGAACGTCACTACTACCTGTTTCAGGCCAGACTGTTTACGCCTACTCTTCCTGCCTTTGCTATTCCCACGCAGTGCCCGGAGAGGGTCGCGCTGCCGTTGACGCAGTCGTTTTCTCTGTTTCTCAACGCGCCGGGCGCTGCGGCGAACGTAATCCGAATCGCTCTGGAAGAGCTGATGACCGCGCTTGGCGTGGCAAAAATGCGCACACTCCACGCCCGGATTGAGGCCTTATCGCAGACGTACAGCGAACATCAGTCAGCGCTGATGGCCATCAAGTGGCTGGGCAACGCAGGAAGTCATGAATTGGATCAGGTCAACTCTCCTGATATTGAACAGGCCTATAAGATCATAGAGTTTGTGCTTCGCAAAATCTACGCCGGTTCAACGGAGTCCGTCGCGCAGCTGGTAGCCCGTCTGGACGCGCGTTTTCGTCCGCCTCCTACAAGAACGTAA
- a CDS encoding 2Fe-2S iron-sulfur cluster-binding protein, translating into MDQKKLLVKGAFLQNDSVIAVSKIMVSRFDPHGYNKECSVFELKFNDEERNTSLSLEFVNLYETCYMRDAIYTGEKWSADSLLMSISISFYMTGYEKYIIIGSYLFEDISSIFKCNSNYPELTLVESEYNGSKAYNIVYSREKIRVTHQDNIFSISPENTILDCAIENEIELKHMCKAGICMKCRKKIISGACMTTSSSEESNMIKTQHLLTCNYKALTSLVIG; encoded by the coding sequence ATGGATCAGAAAAAACTGCTCGTCAAGGGAGCATTTCTTCAAAATGATAGTGTTATTGCAGTTTCTAAAATAATGGTGTCGAGGTTTGACCCTCATGGATATAATAAAGAATGTTCAGTATTTGAACTGAAGTTCAATGACGAGGAAAGAAATACCTCTTTGTCACTGGAGTTTGTCAATCTTTATGAAACTTGCTATATGAGGGATGCTATATATACAGGTGAAAAATGGAGTGCTGATAGTTTGCTAATGTCGATATCTATTTCTTTTTATATGACTGGTTACGAAAAGTATATAATTATAGGTAGTTATTTATTTGAAGACATTTCAAGTATTTTTAAATGTAACAGCAACTATCCAGAACTCACTTTGGTTGAATCTGAATATAATGGTTCAAAAGCCTATAATATCGTTTATTCCCGAGAAAAAATCAGGGTAACGCATCAGGATAATATTTTTTCAATCTCGCCTGAGAATACTATACTTGATTGTGCAATTGAAAATGAGATTGAGTTGAAACATATGTGTAAAGCAGGTATTTGCATGAAGTGTAGAAAAAAAATTATTTCTGGAGCCTGTATGACCACTTCTTCTTCAGAAGAAAGTAACATGATCAAGACTCAACATTTATTGACCTGCAACTACAAAGCGTTAACATCACTTGTTATAGGATAA